From Achromobacter spanius, a single genomic window includes:
- a CDS encoding enoyl-CoA hydratase/isomerase family protein translates to MTELIIENQGAVRVLRLNRPEKHNALNTALTTGLLAALREADQDLAVRAVVLTGNGKSFCAGADTTEFSALTPEHPEAVLARASLTTDLHLAFSRMSKPVIGAVHGNALGGGAGLALACDMVVMAEDTRFGYPELRHGIVAAVVMANLVRQLGRKQSFELVAMAEAIDGHRALALGLANRAVPAADVLPQALALAERLAGWEPAAMGLTKRAFHRCADLALEDALGVGRDANVIMRGFRQGAAR, encoded by the coding sequence GAATTGATTATCGAGAATCAGGGCGCGGTACGCGTGCTGCGGTTGAATCGCCCGGAAAAACACAATGCCTTGAACACCGCCCTGACCACCGGCTTGCTGGCGGCCTTGCGGGAGGCCGATCAGGATCTGGCGGTGCGCGCCGTCGTGCTGACCGGCAATGGCAAGTCCTTTTGCGCGGGCGCGGACACAACCGAGTTTTCGGCGCTGACGCCCGAGCATCCTGAGGCCGTGCTGGCGCGGGCCAGCCTGACCACCGATCTGCATCTGGCTTTCTCGCGCATGAGCAAGCCGGTGATCGGCGCCGTGCATGGCAATGCGCTGGGCGGCGGCGCTGGCCTGGCGCTGGCGTGCGACATGGTCGTCATGGCCGAGGACACGCGTTTTGGCTATCCGGAATTGCGTCACGGCATCGTGGCTGCCGTGGTGATGGCCAATCTGGTGCGGCAGTTGGGCCGCAAGCAGTCCTTCGAGCTGGTGGCCATGGCCGAAGCCATCGACGGCCATCGGGCACTGGCCCTGGGGTTGGCCAATCGGGCCGTGCCGGCCGCCGACGTCTTGCCGCAAGCGCTCGCATTGGCCGAGCGTCTCGCCGGCTGGGAACCCGCCGCCATGGGCCTCACCAAGCGCGCATTCCATCGGTGCGCGGATCTGGCGCTGGAAGATGCGTTGGGCGTAGGCCGCGACGCCAACGTCATCATGCGCGGGTTTCGTCAGGGGGCGGCGCGATGA
- a CDS encoding CaiB/BaiF CoA transferase family protein translates to MKPLDGVTILDLSRVLACPFASMILAELGATVIKVEQPEGGDETRGFEPKVHGEGGDESAYYLAFNRSKQSITVNFRKPEGQDLIRRLARDVDVVIENFPVGTLARYGLDKEHIAPENADLIYFSCTGFGMTGPYAPRKGYDTVFQAMGGIMSLTGERDGGPVKPGLPVADLTSGLWAAIGILSTLVGRERSGRGCHVDFSMLDGQVGLLSLAAARYFALGEVPPRMGTEHPGRVPSAAFECRDGKWVQITGSDQHWKPLCDLLDLPQWSADGELARNAVRVARREEVMAGLQQAVARLDREELCRRCDAAGVPAGPILDVGEILNNEHVRARGMVASYDHPRIGRFGAVPVPFKFEGYEDPQVERPPLLGEHTDEVLRTRLGLSSEEITALRELGAI, encoded by the coding sequence ATGAAGCCGCTCGACGGCGTCACCATCCTGGATTTGTCGCGGGTGCTGGCCTGCCCCTTCGCGTCGATGATCTTGGCCGAATTGGGTGCGACGGTGATCAAGGTCGAGCAGCCCGAGGGCGGCGACGAGACGCGCGGATTCGAGCCCAAGGTGCACGGCGAGGGCGGCGATGAGTCGGCCTATTACCTCGCGTTCAATCGCAGCAAGCAATCGATCACGGTCAATTTCCGCAAGCCCGAGGGTCAGGATCTGATACGCCGGCTGGCCCGCGACGTCGATGTGGTGATCGAGAATTTTCCGGTGGGCACCCTGGCGCGCTATGGCCTGGACAAAGAACATATCGCGCCCGAGAACGCCGACCTGATTTACTTCTCGTGCACCGGCTTTGGCATGACCGGGCCGTATGCGCCGCGCAAGGGCTACGACACGGTGTTCCAGGCCATGGGCGGCATCATGAGTTTGACCGGCGAGCGCGATGGCGGGCCGGTCAAGCCGGGGTTGCCGGTGGCCGACTTGACCTCGGGCCTGTGGGCGGCGATAGGCATTTTGTCCACCCTGGTCGGCCGTGAGCGCAGCGGTCGCGGGTGCCATGTCGATTTCTCGATGCTGGACGGGCAGGTCGGTCTGTTGTCGCTGGCGGCGGCGCGCTACTTCGCCTTGGGTGAAGTGCCGCCGCGCATGGGCACGGAGCATCCGGGACGTGTCCCGTCGGCGGCGTTCGAATGCCGCGACGGCAAATGGGTGCAGATCACCGGCAGCGATCAACACTGGAAACCGCTGTGCGACCTCCTGGATCTGCCCCAATGGAGCGCCGACGGCGAGTTGGCGCGCAATGCCGTGCGGGTGGCGCGCCGCGAGGAAGTCATGGCCGGGTTGCAGCAGGCCGTGGCCAGGCTGGATCGCGAAGAGCTTTGCCGCCGTTGCGATGCGGCAGGCGTGCCCGCCGGGCCGATTCTGGATGTCGGCGAGATTCTGAATAACGAACACGTGCGCGCGCGCGGCATGGTCGCGAGCTACGACCATCCTCGCATCGGCCGCTTTGGCGCGGTGCCGGTGCCCTTCAAATTCGAGGGTTACGAAGATCCGCAGGTCGAGCGTCCTCCCTTGCTGGGCGAGCATACCGACGAGGTGCTGCGCACAAGGCTGGGACTGTCGTCCGAGGAAATCACGGCGTTGAGGGAGCTTGGCGCCATTTAG